A region from the Verrucomicrobiia bacterium genome encodes:
- the fabF gene encoding beta-ketoacyl-ACP synthase II produces MAANWQERRVVVTGIGVVTPLGHEIETFWQNIIAGQCGIDKITQFDTTGYDCQIAAEVKNFDPVPAFPSPKEIRRADRFVQLGVYAGWRALQDSGLDLDKCNRDEVGAMIGSGIGGLSTTEEQHKVLLNRGPSRISPFMIPMLILNMASGLFSMYYKLRGPNVATCSACATSTHALGEAWRTIKMGDASVIFAGGAEATVVPLGIGGFCAMRALSTRNDDPKTASRPFDKDRDGFVMGEGGAVLVLEELEHAKARGARIYCEIVGYGNTADANHMTAPSPEGEGAARCMKMALRSAGLNTTDISYINAHGTSTPQGDVCETQAIKSTFGEHAYKLAVSSTKGATGHMLGAAGATEMALCAKALQLQIAPPTINIINQDPQCDLDYVAGTARPMKIDAILNNSFGFGGHNATIAAKKFVG; encoded by the coding sequence ATGGCTGCTAACTGGCAAGAACGTCGGGTCGTCGTGACGGGCATCGGGGTAGTCACTCCGCTGGGTCACGAAATCGAAACCTTCTGGCAAAACATCATCGCCGGCCAATGCGGCATTGATAAGATCACCCAGTTCGATACGACCGGCTACGACTGCCAGATCGCCGCCGAGGTGAAGAACTTCGATCCCGTCCCCGCCTTCCCCTCGCCCAAAGAAATCCGCCGCGCGGACCGTTTTGTGCAACTCGGCGTTTACGCCGGTTGGCGCGCCTTGCAGGATTCCGGGCTGGACCTCGATAAGTGCAACCGCGATGAAGTCGGCGCCATGATCGGCTCCGGCATCGGCGGTCTCTCCACCACGGAAGAGCAGCACAAAGTTTTGCTGAACCGAGGCCCGAGTCGCATCTCGCCCTTCATGATCCCCATGCTCATCCTGAACATGGCCTCCGGCCTGTTCTCGATGTATTACAAACTGCGCGGACCGAATGTCGCCACCTGCTCCGCTTGCGCGACCTCCACGCACGCCCTCGGTGAAGCCTGGCGCACCATCAAGATGGGCGATGCCAGCGTGATCTTCGCCGGTGGTGCGGAAGCGACCGTCGTGCCCCTCGGCATCGGCGGCTTCTGCGCGATGCGCGCCCTCAGCACTCGTAACGACGATCCGAAGACCGCCTCGCGTCCCTTCGATAAAGACCGCGACGGCTTCGTCATGGGTGAAGGCGGTGCCGTCCTCGTGCTCGAAGAACTCGAACACGCCAAGGCTCGCGGTGCCCGTATCTATTGCGAGATCGTCGGCTACGGCAACACGGCGGACGCCAACCACATGACCGCCCCCTCGCCCGAAGGCGAAGGTGCCGCGCGCTGCATGAAGATGGCCCTGCGCTCCGCTGGCCTGAACACCACTGATATTTCCTACATCAACGCCCACGGCACCTCGACACCGCAAGGCGACGTCTGCGAAACCCAAGCCATCAAGAGCACCTTCGGCGAACACGCCTACAAGCTCGCCGTCAGCTCCACCAAAGGCGCGACTGGCCACATGCTCGGTGCTGCCGGTGCGACTGAAATGGCTCTCTGCGCGAAGGCCCTGCAACTGCAGATCGCTCCGCCTACGATCAACATCATCAACCAAGACCCGCAGTGCGACCTCGACTACGTCGCTGGCACCGCGCGTCCGATGAAGATCGACGCCATCCTGAACAACTCCTTCGGCTTCGGCGGCCACAACGCCACCATCGCCGCCAAGAAGTTCGTCGGATAA
- a CDS encoding HNH endonuclease signature motif containing protein, whose amino-acid sequence MPFDKTEAAQLLADCGRRCCICGQLHRIQVHHIIPGDDSIENGIPLCPPCHDEVHINYSQGRTTRIYTPVELKMHRRRTIDLTKKEGKWKPGSAEWRKDKKLIIFFAQCIDRPAFRTYFHEELSFIAFDEAMQDTLIALNTGYWKTRDGTVLGRSLGKSCVVNPRWREELDKITAIIEEIRKKFATSVGLNRMLLHLEGHRGFDPHDEVLRRDRNLGHWMDEKRQQAIDIMNGILRDLQMQPLAKLRS is encoded by the coding sequence ATGCCATTCGACAAGACAGAAGCAGCTCAACTATTAGCAGATTGCGGGAGACGCTGTTGCATTTGCGGGCAACTCCACCGCATTCAGGTGCATCATATAATCCCGGGTGATGATAGCATCGAAAACGGCATTCCCCTTTGCCCTCCCTGTCACGACGAAGTGCATATCAACTACTCGCAAGGTCGGACAACCAGAATCTACACACCAGTCGAATTGAAGATGCATCGCAGAAGGACGATTGATCTCACCAAAAAAGAAGGAAAATGGAAACCGGGTAGCGCAGAATGGCGCAAGGATAAGAAACTGATCATCTTTTTCGCCCAATGCATTGATCGACCTGCTTTCAGGACATATTTCCATGAAGAGTTAAGTTTCATCGCTTTCGACGAGGCGATGCAAGACACTCTAATTGCTTTAAACACTGGTTACTGGAAGACAAGAGATGGAACCGTGTTAGGACGTTCACTTGGGAAATCATGTGTGGTCAATCCGCGTTGGCGTGAAGAACTCGATAAAATTACGGCGATCATTGAAGAAATTCGTAAAAAATTTGCGACTTCGGTTGGGCTAAACCGAATGCTTCTCCATCTTGAAGGACACCGAGGCTTTGATCCACATGATGAAGTTTTGAGAAGAGATCGAAACCTTGGTCACTGGATGGATGAAAAGCGACAACAGGCCATCGACATAATGAACGGGATACTGAGAGACTTACAGATGCAACCTCTTGCAAAACTGCGGTCATAA
- a CDS encoding TRCF domain-containing protein — protein MEKPKAKGKVVEIVKPGLTQACIPLSYIPESQQRVDMYRKIAQVTEYAELEAVRKELRDRFGKLPEAMDLLLRVSELKVMAVERKISSIEAKEGKLMITRNNDFIMLGGKFPRLMKKAALAKVNEIRKLLSAI, from the coding sequence GTGGAGAAGCCCAAGGCGAAGGGGAAGGTAGTGGAGATCGTGAAGCCGGGGTTGACGCAGGCGTGTATTCCGCTGAGTTACATCCCGGAATCGCAACAGCGCGTGGATATGTATCGGAAGATCGCGCAGGTGACTGAGTATGCGGAGCTGGAGGCGGTTCGGAAGGAGTTGCGGGATCGCTTCGGAAAATTGCCGGAGGCGATGGATTTGCTGTTGCGTGTGTCGGAACTAAAAGTGATGGCGGTGGAGCGGAAGATATCATCCATCGAGGCGAAGGAGGGCAAGCTGATGATCACGCGGAACAATGATTTCATCATGCTAGGCGGGAAGTTCCCGCGCCTGATGAAGAAGGCGGCGCTGGCGAAGGTGAATGAGATCAGGAAGTTGTTGTCGGCGATCTAG